The proteins below come from a single Chryseobacterium capnotolerans genomic window:
- a CDS encoding TolC family protein, with amino-acid sequence MKIRVYFIIGITLLLSVTNKVQAQEKEVLNFEEYLSLVGKKNLGYAAQKYNVGMAEASIQTASMFPDPQLDLETTNNGIKENMGYVYGASVGWTLEMGGKRKARINLAKDQAELSKIQLQDFFRNLRADASLSYVEALKSKAILEVQQDSYKNILQLAKSDSIRYRLGTISLVTSKQSKLEAASLLNEVYQAESAEQQSMTGLAVFLSDGKITDRNVAGDFNAFNRDFNIDDLLIQALNTRADLLAAKQNTQVAKSQINLEKANRKIDLGINAGAERHTEATNEIAPSPTVNAVKLGISIPLKFSNRRNADLKIAEMAHSQAELEYHQAEQAIQAEVMQAYQQYRATQKQVKQFHNGMLTEAKSILDGITYSYKRGESSILEVLNAQRTYNGVRKDYYQALADNAAALIELERRSGIWDINF; translated from the coding sequence ATGAAAATTAGAGTATACTTTATCATAGGAATAACCTTATTACTCAGCGTGACCAATAAGGTACAGGCACAGGAAAAAGAAGTTCTGAATTTTGAAGAATACCTGAGCCTTGTCGGAAAGAAAAATCTGGGATATGCCGCTCAGAAATACAATGTAGGAATGGCGGAAGCCTCTATTCAGACGGCAAGTATGTTTCCGGATCCACAACTGGATCTAGAAACGACCAATAATGGAATTAAAGAAAATATGGGGTATGTATATGGTGCTTCTGTTGGCTGGACCCTTGAAATGGGAGGAAAAAGAAAAGCAAGAATAAACCTGGCCAAAGATCAGGCTGAATTAAGTAAAATTCAATTACAGGATTTCTTCAGAAATCTTCGTGCTGATGCGAGTCTAAGTTATGTAGAAGCTTTAAAATCCAAGGCAATTCTCGAAGTACAGCAGGATTCTTATAAAAACATCCTGCAGCTTGCAAAATCAGACAGCATCAGGTATCGTTTAGGAACAATATCTTTGGTCACCTCAAAACAGAGTAAACTGGAAGCGGCATCTCTTCTGAATGAAGTATATCAGGCTGAAAGTGCAGAACAACAGTCAATGACCGGACTGGCTGTATTTCTCAGTGATGGCAAAATAACAGATAGAAATGTTGCCGGGGATTTTAATGCTTTCAACAGGGATTTTAATATTGACGATCTGCTCATTCAGGCATTAAATACAAGAGCAGACCTGCTGGCCGCTAAACAGAATACACAAGTAGCCAAAAGCCAGATCAACCTTGAAAAAGCCAACCGAAAAATAGATTTGGGCATCAATGCCGGAGCAGAGCGCCACACTGAAGCGACAAACGAAATTGCCCCCTCTCCCACTGTAAATGCAGTAAAACTAGGAATAAGTATTCCTTTAAAATTTTCCAACAGAAGAAATGCAGATTTAAAAATAGCAGAAATGGCTCATTCCCAGGCAGAACTGGAATACCATCAGGCTGAACAGGCAATACAAGCAGAAGTCATGCAGGCCTATCAACAATATAGAGCCACTCAAAAGCAGGTAAAACAGTTTCATAACGGAATGCTTACTGAAGCAAAAAGCATATTGGACGGCATCACCTACAGTTATAAAAGAGGAGAAAGTTCCATTCTCGAAGTACTGAATGCCCAAAGAACCTACAATGGAGTAAGAAAAGATTATTACCAGGCCCTTGCTGATAATGCAGCCGCTTTGATCGAACTTGAACGCAGATCGGGAATCTGGGATATTAATTTTTAA
- a CDS encoding efflux RND transporter permease subunit — MKKLLTISIQKRWLMLALFLLLGFFGYYSWTKLSVEAYPDIADVTSQVVTQVPGLAAEEVEQQITIPLERALNGLPGMHVMRSKSTFGLSMITMVFDDGIDDYWARQRIQERLTDVTLPYGAQPGLDPLTSPIGEVYRYIIESNNHSLRELTDLQKFVIIPRIKQVSGIADVTNFGGITTQFQVELDPHKLEQYGLSLSEVTEIISKNNVSAGGSMLPRGNLAYVIRGIGLVKDLNDLGKIVVKTENGVPVFLNDVGTLKYGNLERKGILGYTDRKRNYPESIEGIVLLLRGQNPSQVLEGVHQAIDELNNETLPPGVKIHPFLDRTDLVSTTLHTVSHTLTEGIVLVIIVLIIFLGSWRGALLVAITIPLSLLFAFILMHFTNIPANLLSLGAIDFGIIVDGAIVMLETILKKREENPEESLGEKTITQRVIEVAKPIFFSTIIIITAYLPLFAFERVEKKLFTPMAFTVGYALLGALAVALLLIPGLAYVIYRKPQKIYHNKWLEKISTLYGKRIEKIMQAPKMVIIPISIVLLSAGILSYTVGKDFLPELDEGSIWLQVQLPPGISLAKAKEMSDTLRAKTLKHSEITYMMVQAGRNDDGTDPWTASHFEVSIGIKPYDEWPSGKTKADLIKELAADYKEMPGFTVGFSQPMIDGVMDKISGAHSELVVKVYGEDFKETRRIAENVLSTLNKIPGSADLAIDQEPPLPQLQIIADRDKIAQYGLNVSDVADLIEVALGGKAISQIFIGNKVYDISCRYTEDSRDTPDKIGNLMLTSASGAKIPLSQVAEVKLSTGESTITREMNKRHLTVKLNLRGTDLSSFLKKAQDKIEQEIKYDHEKYQIKWGGQFENQHRAYSRLAFIVPLALAIMFLLLYGAFGDFKQALVLMSIVPLALFGGMLALNLRGMSLNVSSAVGFIALFGVAIQNGVIMISHINDLRKKGYDLKLAVIKGAQDRFRPVLMTATVAVIGLFPASLATGIGSDVQRPLATVIVYGLMFSTILTLFVLPAIYFMAERRNEKQNLESDEALTHEN; from the coding sequence ATGAAAAAACTTTTGACAATCTCTATACAGAAGAGATGGCTGATGCTGGCACTCTTCCTTTTACTGGGGTTCTTTGGCTATTATTCCTGGACCAAATTATCCGTTGAAGCCTATCCTGATATCGCTGATGTAACTTCGCAGGTGGTTACCCAGGTTCCGGGATTGGCTGCTGAAGAAGTGGAGCAGCAAATTACGATTCCTTTGGAAAGAGCGCTTAATGGCCTCCCGGGAATGCATGTTATGCGAAGCAAGAGCACCTTCGGACTTTCCATGATTACTATGGTTTTTGATGATGGTATTGATGATTATTGGGCAAGGCAGCGTATTCAGGAAAGACTTACAGATGTTACTCTTCCTTATGGTGCACAGCCAGGTCTTGATCCTCTTACCTCTCCTATCGGCGAAGTGTACCGCTATATCATTGAAAGTAATAATCATAGTTTACGGGAACTTACAGATTTGCAGAAATTTGTAATCATTCCACGTATCAAACAGGTTTCAGGAATTGCAGATGTGACTAATTTCGGTGGGATTACCACCCAGTTTCAGGTGGAGTTAGATCCTCATAAACTTGAACAGTATGGTCTTTCATTATCTGAAGTTACCGAAATCATTTCAAAAAATAACGTGAGCGCCGGAGGAAGTATGCTTCCCCGTGGAAATTTAGCGTATGTTATCCGAGGAATCGGTCTTGTAAAAGATTTAAATGATCTTGGAAAAATTGTAGTAAAAACTGAAAATGGTGTTCCGGTATTCCTGAATGATGTAGGAACATTGAAATACGGAAATCTTGAACGAAAAGGTATTCTGGGATATACAGACAGAAAGCGAAACTATCCGGAAAGTATAGAAGGAATTGTGTTATTATTAAGAGGACAAAACCCATCACAGGTATTGGAAGGTGTTCATCAGGCAATTGATGAATTAAACAATGAAACCCTACCTCCTGGTGTGAAAATTCATCCTTTCCTTGACAGAACAGACCTTGTAAGTACTACCCTTCACACGGTTTCCCATACGCTTACTGAAGGAATTGTACTTGTTATTATTGTACTGATTATATTCTTAGGAAGCTGGCGTGGAGCTTTATTGGTAGCCATTACCATCCCGCTTTCATTATTATTTGCATTTATTTTAATGCATTTTACCAATATTCCGGCTAACCTTCTTTCCCTAGGAGCTATTGACTTCGGAATTATTGTAGACGGAGCCATTGTAATGCTGGAAACCATTCTTAAGAAAAGGGAAGAGAATCCTGAAGAATCTTTGGGAGAAAAAACCATTACCCAAAGAGTGATTGAAGTAGCAAAACCTATCTTCTTTTCTACAATTATCATTATCACAGCCTATCTTCCATTGTTTGCATTCGAAAGAGTAGAGAAAAAGCTGTTTACTCCCATGGCATTTACAGTAGGATATGCTTTACTGGGTGCTCTTGCTGTAGCATTGCTCCTTATTCCCGGTCTGGCTTATGTGATCTATCGAAAACCACAAAAAATATATCATAACAAATGGCTGGAAAAAATAAGTACTCTTTATGGCAAAAGGATTGAAAAAATAATGCAGGCTCCTAAAATGGTAATCATACCAATAAGCATTGTTTTATTATCAGCCGGCATCCTTTCTTATACTGTAGGAAAAGACTTCCTGCCTGAGCTGGATGAAGGTTCTATATGGCTTCAGGTACAATTACCTCCAGGTATTTCCCTGGCTAAAGCAAAAGAAATGAGCGATACTTTACGAGCCAAAACACTGAAACATTCCGAAATTACTTATATGATGGTTCAGGCTGGCCGTAACGACGACGGGACCGATCCGTGGACAGCTTCTCACTTTGAAGTTTCTATAGGGATAAAGCCTTACGACGAATGGCCTTCCGGAAAAACCAAAGCAGACCTCATTAAAGAATTAGCGGCTGATTACAAAGAAATGCCAGGTTTTACAGTCGGATTCTCACAACCGATGATTGACGGAGTAATGGATAAAATTTCCGGAGCACACAGTGAACTCGTTGTAAAGGTATATGGAGAAGATTTCAAGGAAACCAGAAGAATTGCCGAAAATGTGTTGTCTACTTTAAACAAAATTCCAGGTTCTGCCGACCTTGCCATTGATCAGGAACCTCCCCTTCCTCAGCTGCAGATTATTGCTGACAGAGATAAGATTGCTCAATATGGATTAAACGTCTCAGATGTTGCCGATCTTATTGAGGTAGCCCTTGGAGGAAAAGCAATTTCGCAGATCTTTATTGGGAACAAAGTCTATGATATTTCCTGTCGTTACACAGAAGACAGCCGTGACACTCCTGATAAAATAGGAAACCTGATGCTCACCTCAGCTTCAGGAGCTAAAATCCCACTATCTCAGGTTGCAGAAGTAAAATTAAGTACCGGAGAAAGTACCATTACCAGAGAAATGAATAAAAGACACCTTACCGTAAAACTGAATTTAAGAGGAACTGACCTTTCTTCTTTCTTGAAAAAAGCCCAGGACAAGATTGAACAAGAGATCAAATATGACCATGAAAAATATCAGATCAAATGGGGTGGGCAGTTTGAAAACCAACACAGAGCGTATTCCCGATTGGCGTTCATTGTTCCTTTGGCATTGGCTATTATGTTCCTGTTATTGTATGGTGCATTTGGAGATTTCAAACAGGCATTGGTATTGATGTCTATCGTTCCGCTGGCCTTATTTGGAGGAATGCTTGCTCTTAACCTCCGTGGAATGTCTTTGAACGTATCTTCTGCTGTAGGATTCATTGCTCTTTTCGGAGTTGCCATTCAGAATGGTGTCATTATGATTTCTCATATCAATGATCTCCGTAAAAAAGGATACGATCTGAAGCTTGCCGTCATCAAAGGGGCACAAGATCGTTTCAGACCGGTATTGATGACAGCAACAGTGGCAGTAATCGGATTGTTTCCAGCGTCACTGGCTACGGGAATCGGATCTGATGTACAACGGCCTTTGGCAACTGTAATCGTGTACGGATTAATGTTCTCTACTATTTTAACACTATTCGTTCTTCCTGCTATCTATTTTATGGCAGAGCGCCGCAACGAAAAACAAAATTTAGAATCAGATGAAGCACTTACACATGAAAATTAG
- a CDS encoding efflux RND transporter periplasmic adaptor subunit: MKRIILNIIILFAMSCKDNVPQDPEQEIILKNNQVTISENNPVFKKIKTEIVAEQEHSDGIVSAGTIQAIPNHYAEIASPFSGRITKSFIQLGQNISANSPLFEILSSDYFSVQKDYTDALNDVQLAEKNYRRQQDLVKHGVGIQKELDEAETDFKNKKTSLSNASSALKVYNSKGGGIGSPLIVRAPINGEVISNKIVNGQFLKSDADPVIIIAELSKVWISGDVKEKDIRFVNIGDHVSVKVSAYPDRNITGKVYHINEVVDESTRSIKVLIECDNPDRKLKPGMYATVNFATTPEKAVMIPIGALMQQDSSQYVWLKTGKNQFTKRSVTTGETDQKMIRITSGLKTGDTIMTEGGIYMLDAK; encoded by the coding sequence ATGAAAAGAATTATCTTAAACATTATCATTCTTTTTGCAATGTCCTGCAAAGACAATGTCCCACAAGATCCGGAACAGGAAATTATCCTGAAAAACAATCAGGTTACCATTTCCGAAAACAATCCTGTATTCAAAAAAATAAAAACGGAAATCGTTGCTGAACAAGAGCATAGTGATGGAATCGTTTCCGCTGGAACGATCCAGGCTATTCCCAACCATTATGCAGAAATTGCCAGTCCCTTTTCCGGAAGAATTACCAAATCCTTCATTCAGCTTGGGCAAAATATTTCAGCCAACAGCCCGCTCTTCGAAATCCTTTCCTCTGATTATTTCTCAGTTCAGAAAGATTACACAGATGCACTGAACGATGTACAGCTTGCAGAGAAAAATTACAGACGCCAGCAGGATCTGGTAAAACACGGAGTCGGTATTCAGAAAGAACTTGACGAAGCAGAAACGGATTTCAAGAATAAAAAAACATCACTTTCCAATGCATCTTCTGCATTGAAAGTTTACAACAGCAAAGGCGGCGGTATCGGAAGCCCTCTTATTGTAAGAGCCCCAATTAATGGAGAAGTTATTTCCAACAAAATTGTCAACGGTCAGTTTCTGAAAAGTGATGCCGATCCTGTCATCATCATTGCTGAATTATCTAAAGTCTGGATTTCCGGAGATGTAAAAGAAAAAGATATTCGGTTTGTCAATATCGGAGATCATGTTTCTGTAAAAGTAAGCGCTTATCCGGACAGAAATATTACCGGAAAAGTATATCATATCAATGAAGTCGTAGATGAAAGCACCCGCAGTATAAAAGTCCTTATCGAATGTGATAATCCGGATAGGAAATTAAAACCCGGCATGTATGCGACCGTCAATTTCGCTACTACTCCTGAAAAGGCAGTTATGATTCCTATCGGTGCCCTCATGCAGCAAGACAGCTCTCAGTATGTATGGCTCAAAACAGGAAAAAATCAATTTACCAAACGCTCGGTAACCACCGGAGAAACTGATCAGAAAATGATCAGAATCACTTCCGGATTAAAGACAGGTGACACCATTATGACCGAAGGTGGAATTTATATGCTGGATGCGAAATAA
- a CDS encoding MgtC/SapB family protein codes for MNTFEFTLRLLTAFCLGAGIGFERQWRKKNTGLRTNTLVCIGSAAFVLIAIRIGGDAAGRITSYIVSGIGFLGGGVIMKDGLTVRGLNTAATLWCSAAIGALCALGYPKEALITVFFIVSTNIFLRPTLSTQKEARSKKLVINKKKNNPKPKISNSTQFY; via the coding sequence ATGAATACATTTGAATTTACACTTCGTTTATTAACTGCATTCTGTTTAGGCGCCGGTATAGGCTTCGAGAGACAGTGGCGTAAAAAAAATACAGGACTCCGCACCAATACTCTAGTTTGCATAGGTTCCGCAGCATTTGTACTCATTGCCATCAGAATTGGTGGTGATGCAGCTGGAAGAATCACTTCTTATATTGTCAGCGGAATCGGATTCCTCGGTGGCGGTGTTATCATGAAAGATGGCCTTACCGTCCGGGGATTGAATACTGCCGCTACTTTATGGTGCTCTGCTGCTATAGGAGCATTATGTGCACTCGGATATCCCAAAGAAGCACTCATTACTGTCTTTTTTATTGTTTCTACGAATATATTTCTGCGGCCTACTTTATCTACTCAAAAGGAAGCACGAAGTAAAAAACTGGTCATTAACAAGAAAAAGAACAATCCAAAACCCAAAATCAGCAACAGTACCCAATTTTATTAA
- a CDS encoding EamA family transporter, whose product MKNSNLAIPATLLAIICVQGGASIAKQLFPAIGAIGTVTLRIVLSAILLTIINRPKFLQFTPQKWKYCAMYGVGLAAMNLIFYMAIQRIPLGLAVTVEFAGPLFLALALSRKVLDVVWALLACAGILLIVPWKSDHIDLLGLGLAFLAGIFWALYIVMGGKVSKIMDGKDAVTTGMLFASLVIIPFTIWDGAVFNMTPTIFVKGLGVAILSSALPFSLEMMALKKLPAKTFSILMSLEPAFAALSGLVFLAEELSFLQWISISCVIAASIGTTVFNKKAVSHN is encoded by the coding sequence ATGAAAAATTCAAACTTAGCGATCCCCGCCACATTATTAGCCATTATCTGTGTACAGGGCGGAGCATCCATTGCCAAGCAGCTTTTTCCGGCAATTGGAGCCATTGGAACCGTTACTTTGAGGATTGTACTTTCTGCTATTTTACTTACCATTATCAACCGGCCCAAATTTTTACAGTTTACCCCGCAAAAATGGAAGTATTGTGCCATGTATGGAGTAGGATTGGCTGCAATGAACCTTATTTTCTATATGGCTATTCAAAGAATTCCTTTGGGATTGGCTGTAACCGTTGAATTCGCGGGGCCTTTATTTCTTGCATTAGCATTATCTCGTAAGGTATTGGATGTGGTATGGGCGTTATTAGCCTGTGCAGGGATATTACTTATCGTTCCGTGGAAGAGCGATCATATCGATTTATTAGGACTTGGATTAGCATTTCTGGCAGGAATATTCTGGGCTCTTTATATTGTAATGGGTGGAAAGGTTTCTAAAATAATGGATGGAAAAGATGCTGTTACCACAGGAATGCTATTTGCAAGCTTAGTGATTATTCCTTTTACGATTTGGGATGGAGCTGTGTTTAATATGACTCCGACTATTTTTGTAAAAGGGCTGGGCGTTGCCATCCTATCGAGCGCCTTACCATTTTCATTGGAAATGATGGCTCTAAAAAAGCTTCCTGCAAAGACTTTCAGTATTTTGATGAGTCTTGAACCAGCATTTGCTGCTCTGTCCGGTTTGGTTTTTCTTGCTGAAGAACTTAGTTTTCTACAATGGATTTCTATTTCCTGTGTAATTGCGGCTAGTATAGGAACTACCGTTTTCAATAAAAAGGCTGTTTCTCATAATTAA
- a CDS encoding HAMP domain-containing sensor histidine kinase produces MKIRTRLTLLFTLITAMLLSVYSITIYYSSKEAREKSFYSELQNEAIAKADLFFQSSLPEQEMHKLYKNNNRTLNEVQVAIYDSKKQLVYHDDAKVDYVKETPEMLAQIFEKKKISFFMEDLQVIGMVYHHHGKTYAVTAASYDKYGYESLRHLLTISIASFISILVLIYLAGIFLSKKTLSPLSEMVIQIKKITAGKLQLRLKTTGEKDELNELAQNFNGMLERLENSFDAQKYFVSNISHELRTPLSAIITELELASEKELTKEEYRSTIQYALEDARNMVKLSNSLMDLAKASYDPNEISFSEIRIDEVLLESYAKILKENPRYKVSLNIDDTVEEHQLITQGNEYLLQVAFTNLIDNACKYSPEHLCSIDVKADTEKLYISFINTGIIISEEDLIHIFEPFYRSENSRKEKGYGIGLFLTEKIIHLHQASIKVTSENNTTVFMVVFDIEKG; encoded by the coding sequence ATGAAAATAAGGACAAGACTTACTCTGCTTTTTACTTTAATTACTGCAATGCTTTTAAGTGTTTACAGTATTACGATCTATTATTCCTCAAAAGAAGCCAGAGAAAAGTCTTTTTACAGCGAGTTACAGAATGAGGCTATTGCCAAAGCAGATTTATTTTTCCAAAGTTCATTACCGGAACAGGAAATGCATAAGCTCTATAAAAACAACAACAGAACTCTTAATGAAGTTCAGGTTGCCATTTATGACTCAAAAAAACAACTTGTCTACCACGATGATGCGAAAGTGGATTATGTAAAAGAAACCCCGGAAATGCTTGCTCAGATATTTGAGAAAAAGAAAATAAGTTTCTTTATGGAAGACCTGCAAGTGATCGGAATGGTATATCATCATCATGGAAAGACCTATGCCGTCACAGCTGCTTCCTATGACAAATATGGGTATGAATCCCTTAGGCATCTCCTCACAATAAGCATTGCTTCTTTCATCAGTATCTTAGTACTCATTTATCTGGCCGGAATATTTCTTTCCAAAAAAACATTAAGTCCTCTGAGTGAAATGGTCATCCAGATCAAAAAAATTACTGCCGGAAAGTTACAGTTACGTCTTAAAACTACTGGAGAAAAAGATGAACTTAACGAACTGGCTCAGAATTTTAACGGAATGCTGGAACGTCTTGAAAATTCGTTTGATGCGCAAAAGTATTTTGTCTCCAATATTTCACACGAACTTCGTACACCACTTTCCGCAATTATCACAGAATTGGAGCTGGCTTCTGAAAAAGAACTGACAAAGGAAGAATACAGGTCAACCATTCAATATGCATTAGAAGATGCCCGTAATATGGTTAAGTTATCCAATAGCTTAATGGATCTCGCTAAAGCAAGTTATGATCCTAATGAAATCAGTTTCTCAGAGATACGAATTGATGAAGTACTTCTGGAATCTTATGCAAAGATTCTAAAAGAAAACCCAAGGTATAAAGTTTCCCTGAATATTGATGATACGGTGGAAGAACATCAACTGATTACGCAGGGAAATGAATACCTGCTGCAGGTTGCTTTCACTAATTTAATTGATAATGCCTGTAAATATTCGCCTGAGCACTTATGCTCTATAGATGTGAAAGCAGATACAGAGAAACTTTATATCAGTTTCATCAATACTGGAATCATTATTTCTGAAGAAGATTTAATTCACATTTTTGAACCTTTTTACAGAAGTGAAAATTCCAGAAAAGAAAAGGGATACGGAATCGGACTTTTCCTTACTGAGAAAATTATTCACCTTCATCAGGCCTCTATAAAAGTCACCTCAGAAAATAATACAACTGTTTTTATGGTAGTCTTTGATATTGAAAAGGGTTAA
- a CDS encoding response regulator transcription factor: MPHILLVEDDDRLSKLITKGLQEAEFEVSTAYDGSTGLKLALQKNYDLIVTDIVLPKKSGLEFCIEIKSLKPNLPVVMLTALGTTDDKLEGFDAGADDYMTKPFEMRELAARINVLLKRFSQQRQQKIFVLKYEGIEMNLEQKTVSRDHVPIKLTPKEFNLLKLMMENSEKVLSRSEIAEKVWETHFDTGTNFIDVYINYLRKKIDRDFENKLIHTKAGMGFILKKDYETGNI, encoded by the coding sequence ATGCCTCATATTTTATTAGTAGAAGACGATGACAGACTTTCCAAGCTTATCACAAAAGGGCTTCAGGAAGCTGAATTTGAAGTAAGCACAGCGTATGATGGATCAACAGGATTGAAACTGGCATTGCAGAAAAATTATGACCTCATAGTCACTGATATTGTGTTGCCTAAAAAAAGTGGTCTCGAATTTTGCATTGAAATAAAATCTCTGAAACCTAATCTTCCAGTCGTAATGCTGACAGCATTGGGGACTACGGATGACAAACTGGAAGGTTTTGATGCCGGCGCTGATGATTATATGACCAAACCTTTTGAAATGCGTGAATTGGCAGCAAGAATCAATGTTCTTCTAAAACGTTTTTCACAACAGAGGCAGCAAAAAATTTTCGTCCTTAAATACGAGGGTATTGAAATGAATCTGGAGCAAAAAACAGTAAGCAGAGACCATGTTCCCATCAAACTGACTCCTAAAGAATTCAACCTTCTCAAATTGATGATGGAAAATTCAGAAAAAGTACTTTCCAGAAGTGAAATTGCAGAAAAGGTATGGGAAACTCACTTTGATACCGGAACCAATTTTATTGATGTTTATATTAATTATCTGCGAAAAAAAATAGACAGAGATTTCGAAAATAAACTCATCCACACCAAAGCCGGAATGGGTTTTATTCTGAAAAAAGACTACGAAACGGGAAATATTTAA
- a CDS encoding YiiX/YebB-like N1pC/P60 family cysteine hydrolase, with amino-acid sequence MPKFKKQMIIKSIVAGFLCLIPLLLTQCSTQKNTVQLQNGDLLFVTAKETGLSGAINNVTQKQKTASFDHIGILEKEGNKLFVLHAAPKGGSQKQSLKEFVEDQKKDQQNIVVYRLKAEYQKSIPIAIEKAHSMLGKLYNFNYILDENSYYCSDFIERAFREDHIFKLEPMTFIDPKTGKVNAFWEEFYGKKNLKVPEGEPGCNPNGLAGSEKLERVGDL; translated from the coding sequence ATGCCGAAATTTAAGAAACAAATGATTATCAAGAGTATAGTTGCAGGGTTTTTATGTTTAATACCATTGCTTTTAACCCAGTGTAGTACTCAGAAAAATACCGTTCAGCTTCAAAACGGAGATTTACTTTTCGTTACTGCTAAAGAAACGGGACTCTCCGGTGCTATTAATAATGTTACCCAAAAACAGAAAACAGCGTCTTTTGATCACATCGGTATTCTTGAAAAAGAAGGAAACAAATTATTTGTTTTACATGCAGCTCCAAAGGGTGGTTCACAAAAACAAAGTTTAAAGGAATTTGTTGAAGATCAGAAAAAGGATCAGCAAAACATTGTTGTTTACCGTTTGAAAGCTGAATATCAGAAATCAATTCCTATTGCTATTGAAAAGGCTCATTCCATGTTGGGAAAACTCTATAACTTCAATTATATTCTGGATGAAAACTCATATTACTGTTCAGACTTTATAGAAAGAGCTTTTCGTGAGGATCATATTTTTAAATTAGAACCTATGACGTTTATTGATCCCAAGACTGGCAAAGTTAATGCTTTCTGGGAAGAATTCTATGGAAAGAAAAACCTGAAAGTTCCTGAAGGAGAACCTGGATGTAATCCCAATGGGCTGGCTGGCTCAGAAAAACTGGAAAGGGTAGGAGATCTTTAA
- a CDS encoding cysteine methyltransferase, with translation MITPNPSLQVFQNKLNLSKKELLLEIELNGKMKFEHLMNTIYNQMGICHRVLSANVEYVNGYSLGSVQLYINVNSEDYQKLEVYLNKNKLLNTTVEYLCRKYS, from the coding sequence ATGATTACACCTAACCCTAGTCTGCAGGTTTTTCAAAATAAACTGAACCTGTCTAAAAAAGAATTATTATTGGAAATAGAGTTGAATGGCAAAATGAAATTTGAGCATTTAATGAATACCATCTATAATCAAATGGGGATCTGTCATAGAGTGTTGTCAGCGAACGTGGAATATGTGAACGGATATAGTTTGGGTTCAGTACAATTATACATTAATGTTAATTCAGAAGACTATCAGAAACTGGAAGTCTATCTGAATAAAAATAAACTTTTGAATACAACGGTAGAGTATCTCTGCCGGAAGTATTCTTAG